A window of Pedobacter lusitanus contains these coding sequences:
- a CDS encoding phosphatase PAP2 family protein translates to MLKKHQTKLKFLLTTLTVFNIVSTKAQHVDTTLLLKHPVNHSFLKKDLIKKSTVPLILFGATALAWPHRETVREVRNRFIPDFRYRYDDYLQYAPAAAVVALNAFNVKGKHTPKRALISYAFSMGIMGAMVNGIKSTSKVERPDGSSNNSFPSGHTATAFMNATVLDKEYGQYGYPLIGIAGYAMATATALGRGLNNRHWITDVLAGAGVGIVSTELGYFVTDQIMKDRGMNARVKNNPVPINHSPSFVELHAGYAVTTSKKLTGTVHENIFNKDGFNLGLEGAWFMNKNFGIGGELAFTSFPLNSDKAYLDPDIAQISNGLFTQALGVKYLNIGPYFSLPLAHNWFITAKANAGISAGSTGNFILNIKPEYQKEFGTAELPYIRYSPGTAASWSAGIGIQKRIGRNTAIKAYTTYFNSTHKFDMDALNDMDNDGHFTYERLPEAYGKTKYNNITFGLGITAFIW, encoded by the coding sequence TCTTACTCACGACCTTAACTGTTTTTAATATAGTAAGTACCAAAGCACAGCATGTAGATACTACACTTTTATTAAAACACCCTGTAAATCATAGTTTCCTAAAAAAAGATCTGATAAAAAAATCAACTGTACCGTTAATTCTGTTTGGGGCAACTGCTTTAGCCTGGCCTCACCGGGAAACAGTCAGAGAAGTTAGAAACAGGTTTATTCCCGATTTCCGGTACAGATACGATGATTATCTTCAATATGCACCTGCAGCAGCAGTAGTAGCGTTAAACGCATTTAATGTGAAAGGAAAACATACCCCGAAGCGGGCTTTAATCTCCTATGCCTTCTCGATGGGAATTATGGGTGCAATGGTCAACGGAATTAAATCGACAAGTAAAGTAGAACGTCCGGATGGAAGTTCGAATAATTCATTTCCATCGGGACATACAGCTACAGCTTTTATGAATGCGACTGTACTGGACAAAGAGTATGGACAATATGGTTATCCTTTAATTGGTATTGCAGGTTATGCTATGGCAACAGCTACTGCACTGGGCCGGGGTCTGAATAACAGACACTGGATCACAGATGTACTGGCAGGTGCTGGTGTAGGTATTGTTTCTACAGAACTGGGCTATTTTGTGACCGATCAAATCATGAAAGACAGAGGTATGAATGCAAGGGTAAAAAACAATCCTGTTCCAATAAATCATAGTCCGAGTTTTGTGGAACTGCATGCAGGTTATGCTGTCACCACCAGTAAAAAACTTACCGGAACAGTTCACGAGAATATCTTTAATAAAGATGGTTTCAATCTGGGGCTGGAAGGTGCCTGGTTTATGAATAAAAATTTTGGTATAGGCGGAGAACTTGCTTTTACCAGCTTCCCGTTAAATTCAGACAAGGCATATCTTGATCCTGACATCGCTCAAATCAGTAATGGGCTGTTCACCCAGGCACTTGGAGTTAAATACTTGAATATTGGCCCCTATTTCAGTTTACCATTGGCACATAACTGGTTCATCACGGCTAAAGCAAATGCTGGAATTTCTGCCGGAAGTACCGGAAATTTCATCCTGAATATCAAACCAGAATACCAGAAAGAGTTTGGGACAGCAGAACTTCCATATATACGCTATAGTCCCGGAACAGCAGCCAGCTGGTCAGCTGGGATTGGCATTCAGAAACGAATTGGCCGTAATACAGCAATTAAAGCCTATACAACCTATTTCAATTCTACACATAAATTTGATATGGATGCACTGAATGATATGGATAATGATGGCCATTTCACTTATGAACGTCTCCCGGAAGCTTATGGAAAAACGAAATACAACAATATTACCTTTGGTCTTGGGATTACTGCATTCATCTGGTAA
- the ectB gene encoding diaminobutyrate--2-oxoglutarate transaminase, with translation MSTQVFETLESNVRSYSRSFPSVFQKAKGSFLYGSNGEEYIDFLMGAGALNYGHNNDYIKAQLLEYMAGDNIMQGLDMFTVAKSDFITTFNDLLLKPKGYEYKFQFCGPTGTNAIEAALKLARNYTKRTNVVAFMGAYHGLSQGSLALTSNDYHRQVAGVGLHNVTFLPFENNGPEGFDSLAYFQMILEDTHSGIEKPAAVILETVQAEGGINVASPEWLAKLKQICEKHGILFICDDIQIGCGRSGDFFSFERAGIVPDIVVLSKSLSGYGLPMAILLMKPELDIWQPGEHNGTFRGYQLAFIGGKAALEFREKTGLEAAVKEKAAFLNRFLHEEIAATDERIAIRGLGMMWGIDLSQFSDPLLAKKIAKDCFEKHNLIVECVGRHDKVIKLLPALTTENTVLERALGILKDTVNAHVHQTAGVLS, from the coding sequence ATGTCTACACAAGTTTTTGAAACCCTGGAATCAAATGTACGCAGCTATTCCAGAAGTTTTCCTTCAGTATTTCAGAAAGCGAAGGGTTCTTTTTTATATGGGTCAAACGGGGAAGAATATATAGATTTCCTGATGGGAGCCGGAGCACTTAATTATGGTCATAACAACGATTACATTAAAGCACAGTTACTGGAGTACATGGCAGGCGATAATATCATGCAGGGGCTTGATATGTTTACTGTGGCCAAAAGTGATTTTATTACCACTTTCAATGACCTGTTATTGAAACCGAAAGGATATGAATATAAATTTCAGTTCTGCGGTCCTACAGGTACCAATGCCATTGAAGCAGCACTTAAGTTAGCCAGAAATTATACCAAACGTACTAATGTGGTTGCATTTATGGGTGCATATCATGGTTTATCTCAGGGTAGTCTTGCCCTGACAAGTAATGATTATCATCGTCAGGTAGCCGGAGTCGGACTGCATAACGTTACTTTCCTTCCATTTGAAAATAATGGTCCTGAAGGTTTTGATAGTCTTGCTTATTTTCAAATGATCCTGGAAGATACACACTCAGGAATTGAAAAACCGGCTGCTGTGATCCTGGAAACGGTACAGGCAGAAGGCGGAATCAATGTGGCTTCACCAGAGTGGCTGGCAAAATTGAAACAGATTTGTGAAAAACATGGTATTCTTTTTATCTGTGATGATATTCAGATAGGCTGTGGCAGATCAGGTGACTTTTTCTCTTTCGAAAGAGCTGGTATAGTTCCTGATATTGTTGTCCTGTCTAAATCTTTGAGTGGTTATGGTCTGCCAATGGCGATATTATTAATGAAACCTGAACTGGATATCTGGCAGCCAGGTGAACATAATGGTACATTCCGAGGGTATCAGCTTGCTTTTATAGGTGGTAAGGCTGCGTTGGAATTCAGAGAAAAGACTGGTCTGGAAGCAGCTGTAAAAGAAAAAGCGGCGTTCCTGAACCGTTTCCTTCATGAAGAAATAGCTGCTACTGATGAGCGCATTGCGATAAGAGGCCTGGGTATGATGTGGGGTATTGATCTTTCTCAGTTCAGTGATCCTTTACTGGCAAAGAAAATTGCTAAGGATTGCTTTGAAAAACATAACCTGATTGTAGAATGTGTTGGTCGTCATGACAAGGTGATTAAATTATTACCTGCATTAACGACAGAAAATACAGTATTGGAAAGAGCCCTTGGCATCTTAAAAGATACGGTTAATGCACATGTACATCAGACAGCGGGTGTTTTGTCGTAA
- a CDS encoding non-ribosomal peptide synthetase, protein MEEIKQFIDKLYSRHFSLAVQEGKLTLRGDKNKLTDEQIGAIRTDVEVITYIKNNKQELIDYLSRAEAPETKKRHEGITAIYRLSGLQEGMLFHGLYDGEVAAYMEQFTCDLSQVNTRLLQESWNLLLQRHTILRSSFDYESLGMPVQCVHQDVVLPFQELDYSDMNQETQDQAIATFIAADLKKGIDFKKPPLMRINLLKRGEDSYHMVWTYHHILLDGWSMSILMEELLEFYELLADGQEVKITEQDKYEDYIRYIESRGQGAQEEYWRKYMAGVETGTLLPFIHSPEGSTKEGGKFKEEFLVLDAQIKAAADTYAKASGLTLNTLLQGIWAFILHNYTGKTHITYGVTVSGRPEELADMEKRVGMYINTLPLHTEINYDAEIIAWLSALQDGQIMSREYGYTALTTIQQWTGVTGDLFDSILVFENYPVGTGGSSGSGKMQVDNVIIKEHNNYPLSIIAAVSDEIHVLFLYNEEILDEVYVKQLTRHFKQVLLQIISLEKKKIAELQLVEGDDQKQLLHDFNQTFSAYEREYSIISAFSEQVNKTPAAVALVFEGEELTYTELDEYTNQLAHYLIEQGITPGMLIPVSMDRSMEVMIAILAVLKAGAAYMPVDPAYPEERIRLMLAESESPVVITTKNHADRLNTLGAGIKSICMDNLKYLIYNQSVTSAEVALSAAHLAYVIYTSGSTGQPKGVKVTHGNVVSLVHGVDYVSFDPQDVLLSTGSPSFDATTFEYWGMLLNGGRLILCNEQTLLDPTLLKREIQKHSVNKMWFTAGWFNQLVETAIGTFESLSVILVGGEKLSAKHVRKLLQTYPEINVINGYGPTENTTFSLTYPIKPGFNDNIPIGYPLSNRTACILNEQQQLVPLGVVGEIYLGGDGLSAGYLNRPELTAEKFILHPFPAKPGEKLYRTGDLGKWLPDGSIVYEGRIDEQVKIRGFRIELGEIETVLQQSAFVSQAVVTVLADEDGGKRLIGYVVPQGDYDQDKVMESLREQLPDYMMPGLLIAMEQFPLTANGKVNKKELPAPGAESLTVKAYVAPRNETEETLVQIWQKLLKIEQVGIYDDFFTLGGHSLLAIRLIGTIRDKMGLELTVKSMFDNTTVASLSAYLLNSGDQAVLPAIKALSRPEFIPLSFSQERLWFIDQLEGSVHYHMPSVLKLKGKLNKDALQYALQSIVKRHEVLRSVIKSREGVPYQEIMPADKWQLTSLEVNNDLTATINSFVLNPFDLAADYMLRAGLISLNEAEHLLVLTMHHIASDGWSAGILVAELTAFYEAGSKDNAVQLPELDIQYADYAIWQRTYISGEVLQAQQDYWSEKLADVTPLELPLDFERPAIQSTKGGLLSFHLDKQLTDQLNKFSAEQENTLFVTLLSGFYVLLSRYSRQEDITVGTPIAGRRQKESEALIGFFINTLALRCDLSASPTFQELIKQVKTTLLEGYDHQDIPLEKIVEAVVKDRDRSRTPLFQAMLVLQNTPDEPDLVLGDLVLSGEEVAHTTAKFDLNFMIEENQEGLELSIVYCTDLFREETIAGMAKHYEQLLRSVIALPSASVRSLKMLSEQEEHELIYTFNQGASAHQSIDHKTIADLFLEQVAKNPDTIAVEYEGQQLSYRELDKRTDGLGRYLRTKGVQKDSLVALCMNRSLEMIVAILSILKAGGAYVPIDLAFPEERINFILQDTGCEICITDGSLEDKISKAAESQVNYLNIQTDWDKLIENADQEISLNESEPDGLVYVIYTSGSTGNPKGVMITHDNLTDYIYGLQQKCNINACASFALVPAIATDLGNTILFGALAAGGTLHLIAEELTTDAVALHDYFKTHVIDCLKIVPSHWKALTVDHKALLPAKLLIFGGEALQGDVISTISLSGAACEVFNHYGPTETTIGKCMYKVNLQQNYTSVPIGNSFSDTVLYILDAEGGVVPVGVGGELCIGGKGVARGYLNLPELTREKFVSDPFNTTGLLYKTGDLARRLPDGNIVYMGRIDDQVKIRGYRIEPGEIERVLQQSGLVTHAVVLARTDNAGNKYLVGYVVAREVFDREQLISFLQGCLPAYMVPAIWVPLAEMPFTVNGKINRKALPEPDTNNLADTPYAGPRNATERQLTAIWQELLGIEKIGIHDNFFELGGHSLITVRLLAHIRKMGYQIQLNELMINKTIETQAELLSGLLKQGSALQGNEHLILLSKAEGNKPLFVIPGGDGNPDWYDQLAGALDNDGPVYGLKMIGLLEGEIPLDTVEEIAAQNIRWIKELQPEGPYSLLGHSFGGYVLYEMIRQLERMDEQVEQAILLDIPVRENIYPVAIDTLLNDALINLEENNVFEKPYPAWVAEMKKTIEQLPVNERRAFMLEHIKVQCFGEGVLTEFHPRMVYLMICNSTMEYYISGRVEATLTIVRAMEQEWEKLGFGENLGWAPHADDIQTIGAPGDHVTMVKNENAEVLAGYLNKYIINTQITNQTEV, encoded by the coding sequence AAATTAAGCAATTCATAGACAAATTATATAGCCGACACTTTTCTCTTGCAGTGCAGGAGGGTAAGCTTACATTAAGAGGAGATAAAAACAAACTGACTGATGAACAGATAGGTGCTATAAGAACCGATGTGGAGGTAATTACCTATATCAAAAATAACAAGCAGGAGCTGATCGACTATCTTTCCAGGGCCGAGGCTCCTGAAACAAAGAAACGTCATGAGGGCATAACGGCTATCTACCGCTTAAGCGGTTTGCAGGAGGGAATGCTTTTTCATGGACTATATGATGGTGAAGTAGCTGCCTATATGGAACAATTTACCTGTGATCTTTCACAGGTAAATACCCGTTTACTTCAGGAAAGCTGGAATTTGCTGTTGCAGCGACATACTATTCTGCGCAGCAGTTTTGATTATGAATCCTTGGGAATGCCGGTGCAATGTGTGCATCAGGATGTGGTACTTCCTTTTCAGGAGCTGGATTATAGCGATATGAACCAGGAAACACAGGATCAGGCTATTGCCACATTTATAGCTGCCGACCTGAAGAAGGGAATTGATTTTAAAAAGCCTCCTTTAATGCGTATAAACCTCTTGAAAAGGGGTGAAGATAGTTATCATATGGTCTGGACTTATCATCATATCTTACTGGATGGCTGGTCAATGTCTATTCTGATGGAAGAATTGCTGGAGTTTTATGAATTACTTGCAGATGGTCAGGAAGTAAAGATAACAGAGCAGGATAAATATGAGGATTATATCCGTTATATAGAGAGCAGAGGGCAGGGTGCACAGGAAGAATACTGGCGCAAATATATGGCTGGTGTAGAAACAGGGACTTTGCTGCCATTTATTCATTCGCCGGAAGGCAGTACTAAAGAAGGCGGGAAATTTAAAGAAGAATTTCTGGTTCTGGATGCACAGATAAAGGCAGCTGCCGATACTTATGCTAAAGCATCCGGCCTGACACTGAATACGCTTTTGCAGGGAATATGGGCATTTATTCTGCATAACTATACCGGTAAAACACATATTACTTATGGGGTAACTGTATCGGGGCGTCCGGAAGAACTTGCTGATATGGAAAAAAGAGTCGGAATGTATATCAATACACTCCCGCTGCATACTGAAATCAACTATGATGCTGAGATTATTGCATGGTTATCAGCACTTCAGGATGGACAAATTATGTCCAGGGAGTACGGTTATACTGCCTTAACTACAATACAGCAGTGGACAGGCGTAACCGGAGATTTATTTGACAGCATTCTGGTGTTTGAAAACTATCCTGTTGGTACAGGCGGTTCATCAGGTTCAGGAAAGATGCAGGTAGACAATGTGATCATCAAAGAACATAACAATTATCCGTTATCGATAATTGCAGCCGTGTCGGATGAGATTCATGTACTATTCCTGTATAATGAAGAAATACTGGATGAAGTGTATGTGAAACAGTTAACCAGACATTTTAAACAAGTATTACTGCAAATCATATCCCTTGAAAAAAAGAAAATAGCCGAACTGCAGCTGGTGGAAGGAGACGATCAGAAGCAGTTACTGCATGATTTTAATCAGACTTTCAGTGCATACGAAAGAGAGTATTCTATTATCTCTGCGTTCAGCGAACAGGTAAATAAAACACCAGCTGCAGTTGCACTGGTTTTTGAAGGAGAGGAATTAACCTATACTGAGCTTGATGAGTATACCAATCAGCTGGCTCATTATCTGATTGAACAGGGAATTACACCTGGAATGCTGATCCCTGTTTCTATGGACAGGAGTATGGAGGTTATGATTGCTATCCTTGCTGTACTGAAAGCAGGGGCTGCCTATATGCCCGTTGATCCGGCATATCCGGAAGAACGTATCCGTTTGATGCTGGCAGAAAGTGAGAGTCCGGTAGTGATTACAACAAAGAATCATGCTGACCGGCTGAATACACTGGGCGCCGGGATCAAATCAATCTGTATGGATAATCTGAAGTATTTGATTTACAATCAATCGGTTACATCAGCAGAGGTTGCCCTGTCTGCAGCGCATCTGGCTTATGTGATCTATACTTCCGGTTCTACGGGGCAGCCTAAGGGAGTGAAAGTAACTCATGGAAATGTCGTGAGTCTGGTACATGGAGTGGATTACGTTTCTTTTGATCCACAAGATGTACTGTTATCAACAGGTTCTCCCTCATTTGATGCAACCACTTTTGAATACTGGGGGATGTTGCTGAACGGTGGCCGTCTGATTTTATGTAATGAGCAGACTTTACTTGATCCTACACTGCTGAAAAGGGAAATACAAAAGCACAGCGTAAATAAAATGTGGTTTACAGCCGGCTGGTTTAATCAGTTGGTAGAAACTGCAATCGGGACTTTTGAAAGCCTGTCTGTTATCCTGGTTGGCGGAGAAAAACTATCCGCTAAACACGTTCGTAAATTATTACAGACTTATCCTGAGATTAACGTGATTAATGGTTACGGTCCTACAGAAAATACGACCTTTTCATTGACTTATCCCATTAAGCCAGGTTTTAATGATAATATTCCTATAGGTTATCCGCTAAGTAACCGGACTGCCTGTATTCTGAATGAGCAGCAGCAACTGGTACCACTTGGCGTCGTAGGTGAAATTTATCTGGGTGGAGATGGTTTATCAGCAGGATATCTGAATCGCCCTGAGCTGACTGCCGAGAAATTTATATTACATCCATTTCCTGCAAAACCAGGAGAAAAACTTTACAGAACAGGTGATTTAGGGAAGTGGTTGCCAGATGGCAGTATTGTTTACGAAGGCAGGATTGATGAGCAGGTGAAAATCCGTGGTTTCCGTATTGAGCTGGGTGAAATTGAAACTGTATTACAGCAAAGTGCGTTTGTAAGTCAGGCAGTGGTAACCGTTCTGGCCGATGAAGATGGTGGTAAACGTTTGATTGGTTATGTGGTTCCGCAAGGAGATTACGACCAGGATAAAGTAATGGAATCTCTGCGGGAACAATTGCCCGACTATATGATGCCAGGTTTGCTTATCGCTATGGAGCAATTTCCACTGACAGCCAACGGTAAAGTAAACAAAAAAGAATTACCAGCTCCCGGAGCTGAATCTCTGACTGTAAAGGCTTATGTGGCTCCGCGAAATGAAACAGAAGAAACACTCGTTCAGATCTGGCAAAAACTGCTGAAAATTGAACAGGTGGGGATATACGATGATTTCTTCACCCTTGGCGGACATTCCCTGCTGGCAATCAGACTGATTGGAACGATAAGGGATAAAATGGGGCTGGAACTTACTGTGAAATCCATGTTTGATAATACGACCGTTGCCTCATTATCAGCGTATCTGTTAAACAGCGGAGATCAGGCGGTACTGCCGGCAATCAAAGCGCTGTCCAGACCGGAGTTTATTCCATTGTCATTCAGTCAGGAAAGGTTATGGTTTATTGATCAGCTGGAAGGAAGTGTACATTATCATATGCCTTCAGTACTCAAATTAAAAGGTAAACTAAATAAGGATGCACTTCAATACGCATTACAAAGTATTGTAAAACGTCATGAAGTACTCAGATCAGTTATTAAATCCAGAGAAGGTGTGCCTTATCAGGAAATAATGCCTGCAGATAAATGGCAGCTGACCAGCCTGGAAGTCAATAATGACTTGACGGCAACTATCAATTCATTTGTACTGAATCCTTTTGATCTTGCTGCAGATTATATGCTGCGCGCAGGTTTAATCAGTCTGAATGAAGCTGAACATTTATTGGTACTGACGATGCACCATATTGCTTCTGACGGTTGGTCGGCTGGTATACTGGTTGCTGAATTAACAGCATTCTATGAAGCAGGTAGTAAAGATAATGCCGTACAGTTACCTGAACTGGATATTCAATATGCAGATTATGCCATCTGGCAGAGAACTTATATCAGCGGCGAGGTACTTCAGGCCCAACAGGATTATTGGTCAGAGAAACTGGCAGATGTAACTCCGCTGGAGCTTCCGCTTGATTTTGAAAGGCCGGCTATTCAGAGTACAAAAGGTGGTTTACTCTCCTTTCATCTGGATAAGCAGCTTACAGATCAGCTGAATAAATTTAGTGCTGAGCAGGAAAATACCCTGTTTGTTACCTTATTGTCCGGTTTTTATGTGCTGCTATCCCGTTACAGCAGACAGGAAGATATTACCGTAGGTACGCCGATAGCCGGCAGAAGACAAAAAGAATCGGAAGCACTGATTGGATTCTTTATCAATACACTGGCCTTACGTTGTGATCTGAGCGCTTCACCAACCTTTCAGGAGTTAATCAAACAGGTGAAAACAACTTTGCTTGAAGGTTATGACCATCAGGATATACCTCTGGAAAAAATAGTAGAGGCAGTAGTCAAAGACCGGGACAGGAGCAGAACTCCGTTGTTCCAGGCAATGTTGGTATTACAGAATACGCCCGATGAACCGGATCTGGTACTTGGTGACCTTGTGCTGAGCGGAGAGGAAGTGGCGCACACCACAGCCAAATTTGATCTTAATTTTATGATTGAAGAAAACCAGGAAGGTCTGGAGTTAAGCATTGTGTACTGTACTGATTTATTCAGAGAAGAGACAATTGCCGGAATGGCTAAACATTACGAGCAGTTATTGCGGTCAGTTATAGCGCTTCCTTCAGCTTCAGTCCGGAGCTTAAAGATGCTTTCTGAGCAGGAAGAACATGAACTTATCTATACTTTTAATCAGGGCGCTTCAGCACATCAGTCTATAGATCACAAGACTATAGCAGACCTGTTTCTGGAACAGGTGGCGAAAAATCCTGATACTATAGCAGTGGAGTATGAAGGACAGCAGCTGAGCTACAGGGAACTGGATAAACGTACCGATGGCCTTGGAAGATATCTCAGAACAAAAGGAGTTCAGAAAGATTCACTGGTAGCCCTTTGTATGAACCGGAGTCTGGAAATGATTGTAGCCATACTGAGTATCCTGAAAGCAGGAGGGGCTTATGTACCTATCGATCTGGCATTCCCTGAAGAGCGTATAAATTTCATATTACAGGATACAGGTTGTGAAATCTGTATAACTGATGGAAGCCTGGAAGATAAAATATCAAAAGCTGCAGAAAGTCAGGTAAACTATCTGAATATCCAGACAGACTGGGATAAGCTGATTGAAAATGCAGATCAGGAGATCTCTTTAAATGAAAGTGAGCCGGATGGCCTGGTTTATGTAATTTATACATCCGGTTCTACCGGCAATCCAAAAGGTGTTATGATCACACATGATAACCTGACCGATTATATCTATGGTTTACAGCAAAAATGCAATATTAATGCATGTGCTTCATTTGCCCTGGTACCGGCTATTGCTACCGATCTTGGAAATACGATCCTTTTTGGTGCCCTGGCTGCGGGTGGTACACTTCATCTGATTGCAGAAGAACTCACCACAGATGCTGTAGCATTGCACGATTATTTTAAGACACATGTAATTGATTGTCTGAAGATAGTTCCTTCACACTGGAAAGCATTAACAGTAGATCATAAAGCTTTGTTACCTGCAAAACTGCTGATCTTTGGCGGGGAAGCTTTGCAGGGAGACGTAATCAGTACGATCAGTCTGTCAGGTGCAGCTTGTGAGGTGTTCAATCATTACGGGCCTACGGAAACTACGATAGGTAAATGTATGTATAAAGTGAACTTACAACAGAATTATACCAGCGTACCTATTGGTAATTCTTTCTCAGATACAGTTTTATATATACTGGATGCTGAAGGTGGAGTTGTGCCGGTTGGCGTAGGCGGAGAATTATGTATCGGAGGGAAAGGAGTTGCAAGAGGCTATCTTAATCTGCCGGAATTAACCCGTGAAAAATTTGTCTCCGATCCATTTAATACAACTGGTCTTCTTTATAAAACCGGTGATTTGGCCAGAAGATTACCTGACGGCAATATTGTGTATATGGGACGTATCGATGATCAGGTAAAGATAAGAGGATACAGAATAGAACCGGGAGAAATAGAGCGCGTATTACAGCAAAGCGGACTGGTAACTCATGCCGTAGTACTGGCCAGAACTGACAATGCAGGAAATAAATATCTGGTAGGATATGTTGTTGCCAGAGAAGTTTTTGACAGGGAGCAGCTTATCTCATTCTTACAGGGTTGTCTGCCGGCTTATATGGTTCCTGCGATCTGGGTTCCGTTAGCAGAAATGCCATTCACAGTCAATGGCAAAATCAACAGAAAAGCTCTTCCTGAACCTGATACAAATAACCTGGCTGATACACCTTATGCTGGTCCGCGTAATGCTACCGAAAGACAGCTTACTGCTATATGGCAGGAATTATTGGGTATAGAAAAAATAGGTATTCATGATAACTTTTTTGAGTTGGGAGGACATTCTCTGATTACAGTCCGTTTGCTGGCTCATATCAGAAAAATGGGTTATCAGATTCAGCTGAATGAACTCATGATCAATAAAACTATTGAGACACAGGCTGAATTACTGAGTGGATTATTGAAACAAGGTTCAGCACTGCAGGGCAATGAACATCTTATTCTGCTGAGTAAAGCTGAAGGTAATAAACCTTTATTTGTGATTCCCGGCGGTGATGGTAACCCTGACTGGTACGACCAGCTCGCAGGGGCTCTGGATAATGATGGACCGGTATATGGTCTTAAAATGATAGGTCTTCTGGAAGGGGAAATTCCACTGGATACTGTAGAAGAAATAGCCGCACAAAATATCCGCTGGATAAAAGAACTGCAGCCAGAGGGGCCTTACAGCTTATTAGGTCATTCATTTGGAGGATATGTGCTTTATGAAATGATCCGCCAACTGGAAAGAATGGATGAACAGGTAGAGCAGGCAATTTTACTGGATATACCAGTTAGAGAAAATATTTATCCGGTGGCTATAGATACGTTGTTGAACGACGCGTTGATTAATCTGGAAGAAAATAATGTATTTGAAAAACCATATCCGGCCTGGGTGGCAGAAATGAAAAAAACGATAGAACAGCTTCCTGTAAACGAACGCCGGGCTTTTATGCTCGAACATATTAAAGTTCAATGTTTTGGAGAGGGGGTGCTGACAGAATTCCATCCGAGAATGGTTTATCTGATGATCTGTAATTCAACTATGGAGTATTATATATCCGGCAGGGTTGAAGCTACATTAACTATAGTCAGAGCAATGGAACAGGAATGGGAGAAACTGGGCTTCGGCGAAAACCTGGGGTGGGCACCGCATGCGGATGATATTCAGACTATCGGAGCTCCTGGTGATCATGTTACTATGGTGAAAAATGAAAATGCTGAAGTATTGGCAGGATACCTGAATAAGTACATTATAAATACCCAAATAACTAACCAAACGGAGGTCTGA
- a CDS encoding RBBP9/YdeN family alpha/beta hydrolase, translating to MEPKILIIPGLGGSGEEHWQSYWSRNLDNMVRIEQENWDAPEPDKWLKTLNDTLLEINQPVILVAHSLAVSLVAHWAASHTDPNIKGALLVAPADVDSPAHTPDSIRSFAPIPLSALPFPSIVVASEDDTFVSLERARYFAAQWGSEFVNIGSKGHINSASNLELWEEGQLILERLTLN from the coding sequence ATGGAACCAAAAATATTGATCATACCAGGACTTGGGGGATCGGGAGAAGAACACTGGCAAAGTTACTGGTCCCGGAATTTGGATAACATGGTTCGTATTGAACAGGAAAACTGGGATGCACCTGAACCTGACAAATGGTTAAAAACCCTGAATGATACGCTACTGGAAATAAACCAGCCAGTTATTTTAGTTGCTCACAGCCTTGCCGTTTCACTCGTAGCGCACTGGGCTGCCAGTCACACTGATCCAAATATAAAAGGGGCTTTACTTGTAGCACCTGCAGATGTAGATTCTCCTGCTCATACTCCCGATTCGATCAGAAGTTTTGCGCCTATACCATTATCAGCACTTCCATTTCCATCTATTGTAGTTGCAAGTGAGGATGATACTTTTGTAAGTTTGGAAAGAGCAAGATATTTTGCAGCGCAATGGGGCAGTGAATTTGTAAACATCGGTTCAAAAGGCCATATCAATTCTGCATCTAATCTTGAACTCTGGGAAGAAGGACAATTGATTTTAGAAAGACTAACACTCAATTAA